From Oryza brachyantha chromosome 9, ObraRS2, whole genome shotgun sequence, a single genomic window includes:
- the LOC102720909 gene encoding protein ALTERED PHOSPHATE STARVATION RESPONSE 1-like — translation MGCGQSKLEEEYAVRHCRERSELLALAIRHRYTLADTHRAYADSLAAVGAVLHDFLRGVQSLPPPPPEPTLHLPAQRKGDNLPTASPVPAPAIASSSSSGQPPPPVPKQVRIAAPDDGHIHFHSDDDGDSDSEGGHIKFHSDDEPEPLQRRPEIVRSAGPPMPPPPQMGGPPPYGSGYGPPPPYGSGYGYGYGPAPDYGAMGGANGGYDQGYGGMGGASGGGYPPAYGGMGVGGDSGGGGGVYEPGYGGMGGYGQSFFNISYARSQPPPPSVSYEHRMQATDARVHYYAGEGNPQAPPRGYGGYPYPPPQSSSSYNQYAYGGYYGGASPPPPVDIPSTSRGEATPPPPPSPPRVSTWDFLNPFETYESYYEQPTAAQASYTPSRSSKDVREEEGIPDLEDEDIMEVVKEAYDEKHAPNGYTGKGKTAKEEGGRSSTGDELPHESKLSEASSSGSNQEHDVHVVEKSVVGEQVQRSEPRHHVAGLPPIGLEKTYVDDDEVMLEIKTQFERASKSAIEVSKMLEVGKMPYYPKNSGFKVSAMMICGIPTMEEEFLRFEEDKAMGCGNLSSTLQKLYMWEKKLLEEVKAEEKMRALYDRQREELKILDEKGAEADKLEATERSIRKLSTKISIAIQVVNTLSDKISKLRDEELWPQTCELIQGLMRMWSTMLECHQIQLHAISQAKNIDSMIDGAKFGEAHMDLIKRLELQHLDWIACFASWVNAQKSYVSTLNDWLRKGVIYEPEVTDDGVPPFSPGRLGAPPIFVIYNNWAVGVGRISEKEVVEAMQAFASNVLGLWERHRSEQRQGLMANKGMDRDLRVMERDEQSMRKALEAQNKKLVLISNQSGVSLSAQALHDGVSHGGTGSLQLSLRNIFEAMENFTANSANTYKDLHLRAEEEKARVAQESGRVS, via the exons ATGGGGTGCGGGCAGTCGAAGCTGGAGGAGGAGTACGCGGTGCGGCACTGCCGGGAGCGGTCGGAGCTGCTGGCCCTCGCCATCCGCCACCGCTACACGCTCGCCGACACCCACCGCGCCTACGCCgactcgctcgccgccgtcggcgccgtgcTGCACGACTTCCTCCGCGGCGTCCAGTCGCtgcccccgccgccaccggagcCCACGCTCCACCTCCCCGCGCAACGGAAGGGGGACAACCTccccaccgcctcgccggtCCCCGCCCCCGCAAtcgcgtcctcctcctcctcggggcagccgccgccgcccgtcccCAAGCAGGTGCGAATCGCCGCCCCTGATGACGGCCACATCCACTTCCACTCGGACGACGACGGGGACTCCGATTCTGAGGGCGGCCACATCAAGTTCCACTCCGACGACGAGCCCGAGCCTCTCCAGCGCCGCCCGGAGATCGTCCGCTCCGCCGGGCCACCgatgcctccgccgccacagATGGGAGGACCACCGCCGTATGGCTCCGGGTATGGTCCTCCCCCGCCTTATGGTTCGGGATACGGGTATGGATACGGCCCTGCCCCCGATTACGGCGCCATGGGCGGTGCCAACGGCGGCTATGACCAAGGCTATGGGGGTATGGGTGGAGCCAGTGGCGGCGGCTATCCACCTGCCTATGGAGGCATGGGAGTTGGTGGCGatagcggtggcggcggcggcgtctatGAGCCAGGTTATGGTGGCATGGGCGGCTATGGACAGAGCTTCTTCAACATCAGCTATGCGCGCAgccagccgccaccgccgtccgtCTCATACGAGCACCGCATGCAGGCCACCGATGCGAGGGTGCACTACTACGCTGGAGAAGGCAACCCTCAAGCACCCCCACGCGGCTACGGTGGGTATCCATATCCACCCCCACAGAGCTCGAGCTCTTACAACCAGTATGCTTACGGTGGCTACTATGGTGGTgcttctcctccacctccggtGGATATACCATCTACCTCCCGTGGGGAGGCtacgccaccgccacctccgtcTCCACCGAGGGTATCTACTTGGGACTTCCTGAACCCATTTGAAACCTATGAGAGCTACTATGAGCAGCCAACTGCTGCTCAAGCGTCATACACTCCTAGCAGAAGTTCCAAAGATgtgcgcgaggaggagggcatACCGGACCTGGAGGATGAGGATATTATGGAGGTGGTTAAGGAAGCTTATGATGAGAAGCACGCACCCAATGGGTACACTGGCAAGGGGAAGACAGCGAAAGAGGAGGGTGGCAGGAGCAGCACTGGGGATGAACTGCCCCATGAATCCAAATTGTCAGAAGCGAGTAGCAGTGGGAGCAACCAGGAGCATGATGTCCATGTAGTGGAGAAGAGTGTTGTGGGAGAACAGGTGCAGCGGTCAGAGCCTCGTCACCATGTCGCAGGCCTGCCACCGATAGGATTGGAGAAGACatatgttgatgatgatgaggtgATGCTGGAGATCAAAACTCAGTTTGAGCGTGCCTCAAAATCTGCCATTGAGGTGTCCAAGATGCTTGAAGTTGGGAAGATGCCTTATTACCCGAAGAATTCAGGTTTCAAAG TGTCTGCAATGATGATTTGTGGGATACCAACAATGGAGGAAGAGTTCCTGCGGTTTGAAGAAGACAAGGCAATGGGGTGCGGCAATCTTTCCTCAACACTACAGAAGCTGTACATGTGGGAAAAAAAGCTTCTTGAGGAAGTCAAG GCTGAGGAGAAGATGCGGGCATTGTATGATAGGCAACGTGAGGAGCTGAAAATATTAGATGAGAAAGGTGCAGAAGCTGATAAGCTTGAGGCAACTGAAAGATCCATCAGGAAGCTATCAACAAAGATAAGCATAGCCATTCAGGTTGTGAACACTCTCTCTGACAAGATAAGTAAGCTGAGGGATGAAGAGTTATGGCCACAAACATGTGAGCTCATCCAAGg GTTGATGCGGATGTGGAGCACTATGTTAGAATGCCACCAGATCCAATTGCATGCCATATCCCAAGCTAAAAACATAGATTCCATGATAGATGGTGCAAAGTTTGGTGAAGCTCATATGGACTTGATCAAGCGCCTAGAGCTTCAGCATTTGGATTGGATAGCCTGTTTTGCCTCATGGGTGAATGCTCAAAAAAGCTATGTTAGTACATTAAATGACTGGTTGAGGAAAGGAGTTATCTATGAGCCTGAGGTAACTGATGATGGTGTGCCTCCTTTTTCTCCTGGACGACTAGGTGCTCCACCTATTTTTGTCATATATAACAATTGGGCAGTTGGTGTGGGGAGGATATCTGAGAAGGAAGTAGTTGAGGCAATGCAGGCCTTTGCTTCTAATGTCCTTGGTCTCTGGGAAAGGCACCGGTCAGAGCAAAGGCAGGGTCTTATGGCTAATAAAGGTATGGACAGGGACCTTAGGGTGATGGAAAGGGATGAACAGTCGATGCGCAAGGCTCTTGAAGCACAAAACAAGAAGCTGGTACTCATTTCTAATCAGAGCGGCGTATCCTTGTCAGCACAGGCCTTACATGATGGAGTTTCCCATGGTGGAACTGGTAGTTTGCAGTTAAGTCTGAGGAATATTTTTGAAGCAATGGAGAACTTCACTGCCAACTCTGCAAATACCTATAAGGATCTTCACCTTCGTGCTGAAGAAGAGAAAGCTCGTGTTGCCCAAGAGAGTGGCAGAGTTTCCTAG